One window from the genome of Rhinolophus ferrumequinum isolate MPI-CBG mRhiFer1 chromosome 22, mRhiFer1_v1.p, whole genome shotgun sequence encodes:
- the RBM15 gene encoding RNA-binding protein 15 isoform X2, with protein MRSAGRDPLQRRSPRWRHAVPLCETSAERRVSQLRGEDLRRPATMKGKERSPVKPKRSRGGEDSTSRGERSKKLGGSGGSNGSSSGKTDSGGGSRRSLHLDKSSSRGGSREYDTGGGSSSSRLHSYSSPGTKNSSGGGESRSSSRGGGGESRSSGAASSAPGGGDGGEYKTLKISELGSQLSDEAVEDGLFHEFKRFGDVSVKISHLSGGSGDERVAFVNFRRPEDARAAKHARGRLVLYDRPLKIEAVYVSRRRSRSPLDKDPYPPSSSVVGSSVGGHRHPPGGGGGGQRSLSPGGAALGYRDYRLQQLALGRLPPPPPPPLPRDLERERDYSFYERVRPAYSLEPRVGAGAGAAPFREVDEISPEDDQRANRTLFLGNLDITVTESDLRRAFDRFGVITEVDIKRPSRGQTSTYGFLKFENLDMSHRAKLAMSGKIIIRNPIKIGYGKATPTTRLWVGGLGPWVPLAALAREFDRFGTIRTIDYRKGDSWAYIQYESLDAAHAAWTHMRGFPLGGPDRRLRVDFADTEHRYQQQYLQPLPLTHYELVTDAFGHRAPDPLRGARDRTPPLLYRDRDRDLYTDSDWVPPPPPVRERSTRTAASAVPAYEALDSLDRRRDGWSLDRDRGERDLPSSRDQPRKRRLPDESGGRHLDRSPESDRPRKRHCAPSPDRSPDLSSSRDRYNSDNDRSSRLLLERPSPIRDRRGSLEKSQGDKRDRKNSASAERDRKHRTAVATEGKSPLKKEERSDGSAASTSTASSKLKSPSQKQDGGTAPAASASPKLCLAWQGMLLLKNSNFPSNMHLLQGDLQVASSLLVEGSTGGKVAQLKITQRLRLDQPKLDEVTRRIKVAGPNGYAILLAVPGSSDSRFSSSSATSDTATSTQRPLRNLVSYLKQKQAAGVISLPVGGNKDKENTGVLHAFPPCEFSQQFLDSPAKALAKSEEDYLVMIIVRAKLVNSG; from the exons ATGAGGAGTGCGGGGCGGGATCCTTTGCAGCGGCGGAGTCCAAGATGGCGGCATGCGGTTCCGCTGTGTGAAACGAGCGCGGAGCGGCGGGTTAGTCAGCTCCGCGGAGAAGACCTCCGACGACCCGCAACAATGAAGGGAAAAGAGCGCTCCCCAGTCAAACCCAAACGCTCTCGTGGTGGTGAGGATTCGACTTCCCGCGGGGAGCGGAGCAAGAAGTTAGGGGGCTCTGGTGGCAGCAATGGGAGCAGCAGCGGAAAGACCGACAGCGGCGGCGGGTCGCGGCGCAGCCTTCATCTGGACAAGTCAAGCAGCCGAGGTGGCAGCCGCGAGTATGATACTGGTGGGGGCAGCTCCAGTAGCCGCTTACATAGTTACAGTTCCCCAGGCACTAAAAATTCCTCGGGCGGGGGCGAGTCGCGCAGCAGCTCCCGGGGTGGAGGCGGGGAGTCACGTTCCTCTGGGGCCGCCTCCTCAGCTCCTGGCGGCGGGGACGGCGGGGAGTACAAGACACTGAAGATAAGCGAgttggggtcccagctgagtgaCGAAGCGGTGGAGGACGGACTGTTTCACGAGTTTAAACGCTTCGGTGATGTAAGTGTCAAAATCAGTCATCTCTCGGGTGGCAGCGGGGATGAGCGCGTAGCGTTTGTGAACTTCCGGCGGCCAGAGGACGCGCGGGCGGCCAAGCATGCCAGAGGCCGCCTTGTGCTCTATGACCGGCCCCTGAAGATAGAAGCTGTGTATGTGAGCCGGCGCCGCAGCCGCTCCCCTTTAGACAAAGATCCTTATCCTCCGTCATCCAGCGTGGTCGGGTCCTCTGTAGGTGGTCACCGGCACCCCCCTGGAGGGGGTGGTGGAGGCCAGAGATCGCTTTCCCCTGGTGGTGCAGCCTTAGGATACAGAGACTACCGGTTGCAGCAGTTGGCCCTTGGCCGCCTGCCCCCTCCACCTCCGCCACCATTACCCCGGGACCTGGAGAGAGAGCGAGACTACTCGTTCTATGAGAGAGTGCGCCCAGCATACAGTCTTGAGCCAAGGGTGGGAGCTGGAGCAGGTGCTGCTCCTTTCAGAGAAGTGGATGAGATCTCACCAGAGGACGATCAGCGAGCTAACCGGACGCTTTTCTTGGGCAACCTAGACATCACTGTGACAGAAAGTGATCTAAGAAGGGCTTTTGATCGCTTTGGAGTCATTACAGAAGTAGACATCAAGAGGCCTTCTCGGGGCCAGACCAGTACCTATGGCTTTCTCAAATTTGAGAACCTAGACATGTCTCACCGGGCCAAACTAGCGATGTCTGGCAAAATTATAATTCGGAATCCTATCAAAATTGGTTATGGTAAAGCTACACCCACCACCCGTCTCTGGGTAGGTGGCCTGGGACCCTGGGTGCCTCTTGCTGCTCTGGCACGGGAGTTTGACCGATTTGGCACCATACGCACCATAGACTACCGCAAAGGTGATAGTTGGGCGTATATCCAGTATGAAAGCCTGGATGCAGCTCATGCTGCCTGGACCCATATGCGGGGCTTTCCACTTGGTGGCCCAGATCGTCGCCTTAGAGTAGACTTTGCAGACACAGAACATCGTTACCAGCAGCAGTATCTGCAGCCTCTTCCCTTAACTCATTATGAACTGGTGACAGATGCTTTTGGACATCGGGCACCTGACCCTTTGAGGGGTGCTCGGGATCGGACACCACCCTTACTATACAGAGATCGTGATAGGGACCTTTATACTGACTCTGATTGGGTGCCACCACCGCCCCCAGTCCGGGAACGCAGCACTCGGACTGCAGCTAGTGCTGTGCCTGCTTATGAGGCACTGGACAGCCTGGATCGCAGGCGGGATGGCTGGTCCTTGGACCGGGACAGAGGTGAGCGAGATCTGCCCAGCAGCAGAGACCAGCCTAGGAAGCGACGGCTGCCTGACGAGAGTGGGGGACGGCATCTGGATAGGTCCCCGGAGAGTGACCGGCCACGAAAACGTCACTGCGCTCCTTCTCCTGACCGTAGTCCAGACTTGAGCAGTAGTCGGGATCGCTACAACAGTGACAATGATCGATCTTCCCGTCTTCTCTTGGAAAGGCCCTCTCCAATCAGAGACAGACGAGGTAGTTTGGAGAAGAGCCAGGGTGACAAGCGAGACCGCAAAAACTCGGCATCAGCTGAACGCGATAGGAAGCACAGGACAGCTGTTGCCACTGAGGGAAAAAGCCCTCTGAAAAAAGAAGAGCGGTCTGATGGGAGTGCAGCCAGCACCAGCACTGCTTCATCGAAGCTGAAGTCCCCTTCCCAGAAACAGGATGGTGGCACAGCTCCTGCAGCATCAGCCTCTCCCAAGCTCTGTTTGGCCTGGCAGGGGATGCTTCTATTGAAGAACAGCAACTTTCCTTCCAACATGCATCTGTTGCAGGGTGACCTTCAAGTGGCTAGCAGTCTTCTCGTGGAGGGCTCGACTGGAGGCAAAGTGGCCCAGCTCAAGATCACTCAGCGTCTTCGTTTAGACCAGCCCAAGTTGGATGAAGTAACTCGACGCATCAAAGTGGCAGGGCCCAATGGTTATGCCATTCTTCTGGCTGTGCCTGGAAGTTCTGACAGCAGATTCTCCTCTTCCTCAGCCACATCAGACACTGCCACCTCTACTCAGAGGCCACTTAGGAACCTGGTGTCCTATTTAAAGCAAAAGCAGGCTGCTGGGGTGATCAGCCTCCCTGTGGGGGGCAACAAAGACAAGGAAAACACCGGGGTCCTTCATGCCTTCCCACCGTGTGAGTTCTCCCAGCAGTTCCTGGATTCTCCTGCCAAGGCACTGGCCAAATCTGAAGAAGATTACCTGGTCATGATCATTGTCCGTG CAAAACTGGTGAACAGCGGATGA
- the RBM15 gene encoding RNA-binding protein 15 isoform X1 → MRSAGRDPLQRRSPRWRHAVPLCETSAERRVSQLRGEDLRRPATMKGKERSPVKPKRSRGGEDSTSRGERSKKLGGSGGSNGSSSGKTDSGGGSRRSLHLDKSSSRGGSREYDTGGGSSSSRLHSYSSPGTKNSSGGGESRSSSRGGGGESRSSGAASSAPGGGDGGEYKTLKISELGSQLSDEAVEDGLFHEFKRFGDVSVKISHLSGGSGDERVAFVNFRRPEDARAAKHARGRLVLYDRPLKIEAVYVSRRRSRSPLDKDPYPPSSSVVGSSVGGHRHPPGGGGGGQRSLSPGGAALGYRDYRLQQLALGRLPPPPPPPLPRDLERERDYSFYERVRPAYSLEPRVGAGAGAAPFREVDEISPEDDQRANRTLFLGNLDITVTESDLRRAFDRFGVITEVDIKRPSRGQTSTYGFLKFENLDMSHRAKLAMSGKIIIRNPIKIGYGKATPTTRLWVGGLGPWVPLAALAREFDRFGTIRTIDYRKGDSWAYIQYESLDAAHAAWTHMRGFPLGGPDRRLRVDFADTEHRYQQQYLQPLPLTHYELVTDAFGHRAPDPLRGARDRTPPLLYRDRDRDLYTDSDWVPPPPPVRERSTRTAASAVPAYEALDSLDRRRDGWSLDRDRGERDLPSSRDQPRKRRLPDESGGRHLDRSPESDRPRKRHCAPSPDRSPDLSSSRDRYNSDNDRSSRLLLERPSPIRDRRGSLEKSQGDKRDRKNSASAERDRKHRTAVATEGKSPLKKEERSDGSAASTSTASSKLKSPSQKQDGGTAPAASASPKLCLAWQGMLLLKNSNFPSNMHLLQGDLQVASSLLVEGSTGGKVAQLKITQRLRLDQPKLDEVTRRIKVAGPNGYAILLAVPGSSDSRFSSSSATSDTATSTQRPLRNLVSYLKQKQAAGVISLPVGGNKDKENTGVLHAFPPCEFSQQFLDSPAKALAKSEEDYLVMIIVRVHGFEIGVRYEQKKRREVELTLLTSGYSDMPKGRK, encoded by the exons ATGAGGAGTGCGGGGCGGGATCCTTTGCAGCGGCGGAGTCCAAGATGGCGGCATGCGGTTCCGCTGTGTGAAACGAGCGCGGAGCGGCGGGTTAGTCAGCTCCGCGGAGAAGACCTCCGACGACCCGCAACAATGAAGGGAAAAGAGCGCTCCCCAGTCAAACCCAAACGCTCTCGTGGTGGTGAGGATTCGACTTCCCGCGGGGAGCGGAGCAAGAAGTTAGGGGGCTCTGGTGGCAGCAATGGGAGCAGCAGCGGAAAGACCGACAGCGGCGGCGGGTCGCGGCGCAGCCTTCATCTGGACAAGTCAAGCAGCCGAGGTGGCAGCCGCGAGTATGATACTGGTGGGGGCAGCTCCAGTAGCCGCTTACATAGTTACAGTTCCCCAGGCACTAAAAATTCCTCGGGCGGGGGCGAGTCGCGCAGCAGCTCCCGGGGTGGAGGCGGGGAGTCACGTTCCTCTGGGGCCGCCTCCTCAGCTCCTGGCGGCGGGGACGGCGGGGAGTACAAGACACTGAAGATAAGCGAgttggggtcccagctgagtgaCGAAGCGGTGGAGGACGGACTGTTTCACGAGTTTAAACGCTTCGGTGATGTAAGTGTCAAAATCAGTCATCTCTCGGGTGGCAGCGGGGATGAGCGCGTAGCGTTTGTGAACTTCCGGCGGCCAGAGGACGCGCGGGCGGCCAAGCATGCCAGAGGCCGCCTTGTGCTCTATGACCGGCCCCTGAAGATAGAAGCTGTGTATGTGAGCCGGCGCCGCAGCCGCTCCCCTTTAGACAAAGATCCTTATCCTCCGTCATCCAGCGTGGTCGGGTCCTCTGTAGGTGGTCACCGGCACCCCCCTGGAGGGGGTGGTGGAGGCCAGAGATCGCTTTCCCCTGGTGGTGCAGCCTTAGGATACAGAGACTACCGGTTGCAGCAGTTGGCCCTTGGCCGCCTGCCCCCTCCACCTCCGCCACCATTACCCCGGGACCTGGAGAGAGAGCGAGACTACTCGTTCTATGAGAGAGTGCGCCCAGCATACAGTCTTGAGCCAAGGGTGGGAGCTGGAGCAGGTGCTGCTCCTTTCAGAGAAGTGGATGAGATCTCACCAGAGGACGATCAGCGAGCTAACCGGACGCTTTTCTTGGGCAACCTAGACATCACTGTGACAGAAAGTGATCTAAGAAGGGCTTTTGATCGCTTTGGAGTCATTACAGAAGTAGACATCAAGAGGCCTTCTCGGGGCCAGACCAGTACCTATGGCTTTCTCAAATTTGAGAACCTAGACATGTCTCACCGGGCCAAACTAGCGATGTCTGGCAAAATTATAATTCGGAATCCTATCAAAATTGGTTATGGTAAAGCTACACCCACCACCCGTCTCTGGGTAGGTGGCCTGGGACCCTGGGTGCCTCTTGCTGCTCTGGCACGGGAGTTTGACCGATTTGGCACCATACGCACCATAGACTACCGCAAAGGTGATAGTTGGGCGTATATCCAGTATGAAAGCCTGGATGCAGCTCATGCTGCCTGGACCCATATGCGGGGCTTTCCACTTGGTGGCCCAGATCGTCGCCTTAGAGTAGACTTTGCAGACACAGAACATCGTTACCAGCAGCAGTATCTGCAGCCTCTTCCCTTAACTCATTATGAACTGGTGACAGATGCTTTTGGACATCGGGCACCTGACCCTTTGAGGGGTGCTCGGGATCGGACACCACCCTTACTATACAGAGATCGTGATAGGGACCTTTATACTGACTCTGATTGGGTGCCACCACCGCCCCCAGTCCGGGAACGCAGCACTCGGACTGCAGCTAGTGCTGTGCCTGCTTATGAGGCACTGGACAGCCTGGATCGCAGGCGGGATGGCTGGTCCTTGGACCGGGACAGAGGTGAGCGAGATCTGCCCAGCAGCAGAGACCAGCCTAGGAAGCGACGGCTGCCTGACGAGAGTGGGGGACGGCATCTGGATAGGTCCCCGGAGAGTGACCGGCCACGAAAACGTCACTGCGCTCCTTCTCCTGACCGTAGTCCAGACTTGAGCAGTAGTCGGGATCGCTACAACAGTGACAATGATCGATCTTCCCGTCTTCTCTTGGAAAGGCCCTCTCCAATCAGAGACAGACGAGGTAGTTTGGAGAAGAGCCAGGGTGACAAGCGAGACCGCAAAAACTCGGCATCAGCTGAACGCGATAGGAAGCACAGGACAGCTGTTGCCACTGAGGGAAAAAGCCCTCTGAAAAAAGAAGAGCGGTCTGATGGGAGTGCAGCCAGCACCAGCACTGCTTCATCGAAGCTGAAGTCCCCTTCCCAGAAACAGGATGGTGGCACAGCTCCTGCAGCATCAGCCTCTCCCAAGCTCTGTTTGGCCTGGCAGGGGATGCTTCTATTGAAGAACAGCAACTTTCCTTCCAACATGCATCTGTTGCAGGGTGACCTTCAAGTGGCTAGCAGTCTTCTCGTGGAGGGCTCGACTGGAGGCAAAGTGGCCCAGCTCAAGATCACTCAGCGTCTTCGTTTAGACCAGCCCAAGTTGGATGAAGTAACTCGACGCATCAAAGTGGCAGGGCCCAATGGTTATGCCATTCTTCTGGCTGTGCCTGGAAGTTCTGACAGCAGATTCTCCTCTTCCTCAGCCACATCAGACACTGCCACCTCTACTCAGAGGCCACTTAGGAACCTGGTGTCCTATTTAAAGCAAAAGCAGGCTGCTGGGGTGATCAGCCTCCCTGTGGGGGGCAACAAAGACAAGGAAAACACCGGGGTCCTTCATGCCTTCCCACCGTGTGAGTTCTCCCAGCAGTTCCTGGATTCTCCTGCCAAGGCACTGGCCAAATCTGAAGAAGATTACCTGGTCATGATCATTGTCCGTG TGCATGGTTTTGAGATAGGAGTTCGGTATGagcaaaagaagagaagagaagtgGAGCTGACCTTGTTAACATCTGGTTATAGTGATATGCCTAAGGGGAGAAAATGA